A segment of the Mercurialis annua linkage group LG4, ddMerAnnu1.2, whole genome shotgun sequence genome:
ATTCCCATTCCTCAAAGCAACTAAAAAAGTTTTGGGAGCAGGCAACTTACTCTCAAAGTTCAccagagatttttttaaagttgcAGATGGGCCCGTTTCGTCCAACTGAAACGCCCAGAGCAATGCCTTGTCTTCAGAGGTTTCATCATCATCATGGTAAGAATAAATTACATTATCCATGAACACATCAGGGAAACAGACATCAAAGTGCTCGCCCAGACTGAGTGGCCAGGACATAGACCGGGGGTGGAAAGCATAAAACTCTAAACCACTGTGTACAATTATGAAGTCGTTGTCCAAAGAAGAACGGGTTAGGAAGCTATCGCGGAGGTTGATTCCATTTGGAGGATCCGGTAAGGTAGCCCAAGTGTCAGAAGATGGATCATAAACTTCACCAAAGGGTTCACTTGCAGAGCAATGACCTCCAAAAACATAAACTTTTCCATTAATTGACACCGCACCAGGCCTGCTTCGTGCGGCAGCCATGGAACCAACTCTACGCCACCCATTAAGAGGATAGCGAGTATCAAAGAGATGAACATCTGATGAATTGGTGGGGACAACTTGCATCCAAGGTTCAGTATCTTCCAAAAAGAACTTCCCTCCGATATAGCATATGGATGAACCCACCCGAACAGAAGCGCCGTACTGGGGAATAGATTTAGGCATCCCACACAAATGCTTTACTGAAATAGAAGATGTTTCGTTGAGGTTGGCAGTGTACCAATGGTTGTCATAGACACCGTCTGGCACCGAGACATGTAAGAGAATTCGATTATCAGCAGCGGATGCTGAGGACGCTGCATCCAAGTCTGCTTTTTCTGCTTTTCTCTTCATTTTGTATAGAGTATCTGATAATCAAAGTGGTAGAGAAGAATGTTGAGCCGCACTACGGTTTTGTTGATGCCACAACGCACACTCCGATCAAACGCTTTTCATGGTTTTTGATGAGTCTTACCCACAAATTATTGTGGAGCGCATTCGAGGCGGATGATCGACAGACAGACGTTGGGAATGGGATTAGTCGAAGCCTTGCAATTTCGGTACTTAGGATTCCTTTGATGTCGAAAATTGAGCAATAATTCGAAGAGGATGGGAAAAAA
Coding sequences within it:
- the LOC126677182 gene encoding F-box/kelch-repeat protein At4g39590-like translates to MKRKAEKADLDAASSASAADNRILLHVSVPDGVYDNHWYTANLNETSSISVKHLCGMPKSIPQYGASVRVGSSICYIGGKFFLEDTEPWMQVVPTNSSDVHLFDTRYPLNGWRRVGSMAAARSRPGAVSINGKVYVFGGHCSASEPFGEVYDPSSDTWATLPDPPNGINLRDSFLTRSSLDNDFIIVHSGLEFYAFHPRSMSWPLSLGEHFDVCFPDVFMDNVIYSYHDDDETSEDKALLWAFQLDETGPSATLKKSLVNFESKLPAPKTFLVALRNGNLCMLRHGTLRSRGTWPPGGTFVLQQLKVFIDDSNGLLRAEEDFFGSFSIKQCRELLDVLVL